GCAAACTAACATGCTGGTTACTGGGTATCTATCACACTATTTCTATAACAACCAAGAACTGGTATGCAAACTTCCTCATCATTGCTCCATGAGGGGCAAGAATAAAACAAGTTGTGGTTACCAGTACTTACCAGTAGCACCAGTAGGTTTTTGACCACAAACTAGCATGCCATactaaactataacttttgtaTGGTTAACAGGCATTTGTGAGGGCTTAAAAGGTTCTTTTAGAGATGAGATCAGCCATTGTATTAACCTATGCAACTTATTCTCCAATATCATGTGTATTGATATATTAAAGTAACTTATATGGTATATTCTGTGATATGTTTCATAATAATTCACAACTGTATCCAGTAAACAGTATTGTTATACTTACGTCATTATATTGtcagttttctttataatacaaactttataaacaaatgtagcatactcaataaaacaatatacatgatatttcctattCAAAAGTACTAATGCTTATTACAAAATGTAATGTGAAAATACTTTGATGATACAAATTGTGTAAGCATCCTGAATGTTGAAATTATGTTAAtatcaacataatattaattcattatGACCTTAATTTTGCAAAACACCCAACAGTATTTGTTAATCATCATTCCCAGTATTAAAACTTATGCCATGTACTAGAGTATTGCTTTCATGTAACTAACAAAGTTCTAGAGTCATGATTTTGCCTTTCCTGTTGACTAGCCTTAGTTTGTTGTCAACACCAATTGTGCTAACAACAGACAGGAATGTAAATAAGTCTTAGATTCATCAAAATATACAACAAACATATTGATATATTTGTCATTGTGTGCCatgtaattgaaataaacaGCTGATCATGACATGTTTCTCATACAAGTCAACTGGAAATCATAAGATGCAAACATATTAGTAATCATTCATACTTAATACTCCATGTTGTATACCTGAGCCAACTTTTTATTCTGGAATTGAAGAACTTTAATGTCCATTTCCTCCAAAGTGGACACAGGGCCAATAAGATGGGGTTCAAAGTGAACTTTCTTGATCGGAGGCTGGCTGCTGCCATTGCCGCCGTCGTCCGCTGTACGCTTAGACATTTTGACCTAAAAAATAGTCGAAAGGTGAAATCAacaaatctcaaaaactaaGCACCTATGTAATCTCATCTCATGAAAACTATTGATCAATATAACCCAGTCAAATATGAAAGAGGTTAAGATACAGTAAATATCTATGAACTCGGTTGATACTATTTTAGCTGGGTTATATACATACCTGCTTGTCAATATTGACACCCTCTTAAGTTTTGTTTAATTCAAGTACTCAATAACCTGAGAAAGCGTAAGTTTACAGTAATCtacaataaatatcattttgcTAATGAAAGCAGatgaaaacaaactttaaaatgcCAAGATCCGCCCGAAATATTGCCGACCTCGTCTAGCACGTCCTCGTCAGGCACTCACTAGTGATGTGATTTGTGAACGCGTTGTGTTGTATCTGCGGATATTTAATAAGGTtctatacctatttaattttttgtgataaacaaaaagcttttctaatttctttgtaaaatataaggaataaagtgttttgttttcgcagaaaatgaataaataatactgaTTTTCAAATTAGTCGATTATTAGAGCTGTTTTTTGAGAAGTATACCATTATCTTGTTCTTTTTATTACGTTAATACTCATTTTAAAGGGTTGTTTTAGGGCATTTGTTCCctttatattgttataatatttaggcatttgttttccaataaaaagagaacccccgAATTTTTGataagtatatttaaaaaataaatggtaaCATCTAGCAGCGCCGCGCACCTTCGTTGGTTGCTATCCGCACGCGCGCAGTCGAAAAATGTCATGTTATCTTACTCGCTCTTAGCTGAAATCGATTAATAATCGACTAaaatagttataattttttatgtaaaatcatagtttattaaaaaacattgaaaataagaCCGACCGACTTATTTTGCAACATCAAGTTTACTATAATTATTctacaaacaattttattgaaaaaactaTTCATGCTTCCTGGATAGTTAAACGATTAtgtattatcaaaaataaaataccaaattcaattatgattatttattctaaattaTGACTTACTACACTATGctataataagaataaaatgtttaacacTTTAAACATTTGTGACTAAGCCAGACCCTCCCTTTTCTTCCATTCACTTTTCAACTGGgccatttttttcttcttagaTTCAGTTTTTCTGTATTTATTACTTTCTAGTCGTTTTTTCTGTGCTGCTACACTATTTTCGCCATTTAATTCCTCATCTAATTTGGCAATCAATAGTTCACGAGCTTTCTTTCTATTTTCATCTTGGCACCTACTTGTGTGGCATTTTATTACTGTacctgtgaaaaaaaaaattgaattagaGAATAAATTCTCAGAATGCAAATggtggtaaaaaaaaataattggcaAAAGACAATACCAActgcatacaaaaaaaaactgtttattttgccCAAAATATTAGAAAGGTTAAAACTAGAAATCAAAAtgcaatattgttttttttgtttacaactGTAAGATTTTAAACAAGATGTTTTGTTTAGTAAACAAAGAATTTGGGTACTTTTTACCTGTAGGAATATGTGTCAGAACTACACAATTAGCATTTTTGTTAACTGCCTGCCCACCAGGCCCACCGCCTCTAACAAATTGTTCAGATAGCTCATTCTCATTTATCTTAGGCACCTTAGAATAATCAATCGTGTGTTTCAAGGCAATAAACACGCGGGAAATCAACGTCGGTTGTATGCGGTTTATGGGATTTAACAGCATTTTATACGACTGCACCACGCCTCAGCAATGCTTCACCTTTCTGTAAAAGCATAAAcaatttataagtaagtaatataattaaaaatataatctttaaGATTGTATTTTGTAGGTGCTATACAAAGACCGGAAAAAATAGCATATTGACAATGATCTTCAGTCAAGGTTATCAACGTAAATATTTAGCCAAAATACCATCACGGTCACATCATTGGAGAACAGTGATAATCTGCTGCTAAGGGGACTTAAGTCTAATAAATGTTTACATGGGAATGATACCTGGTACGCAAAAGTTATATCTTCGGCTTTAgtcaatgttttgttattcCTAAACTCGGTAGCAACCCTCCGCCTAAAGTACGCGGGATCAGTCAGTGTCAGCGACTTTGAATATAACATTAAATGCTTATACAGTTTCAGGATCTCTGATCGTGTAACTTGCATGTTAATGTTTggaataaaacaacaaaatgatTCCGTTCAAACAATCACACTAGCCATACATAACCTCAGTTCAGTCCAAACGTCCAATAATCAGCTGAGAATCTGTCTTAAGTTTGACATAGGTCTTCATTTCGTACAGAAACGAAGATAATCTGCGGTCTAGTCTAGagtttgcttttttattatttttttagccaTAGAATTACCATATACGACATGAGAACAACAAAgcaaagtacctacttttggtaactaattattttaatgatatttacaCTTATATGATTATAGATGACGACACGACGTCATAATGTGGCATAGTGATAGTAATAATCGGGGGTCCCCCTCAGCAGCTACGCGATGACGTTTGACTTCGGCTAGTGATGTGACATGCTCGTGTAAGATTTCTGTTGAATCGATTTGgacttttttatgttaaacatataatttgcaaacaaaaataattttccaacaGTTGAAATCCAACTATCATAGCACAGGCTTCCAATCTAAGCTGGTACAGCTGAGTACCTTTGTTTACAGTGAACGACTGCTTAGCTAGCTTCGTCAACCCGGTTACCTTGGCAACCAACGCAGTGGTAAGACCGGTTATAAGGCTTTCTGACTTCTACTACCCAGTACCCGTAACGAACGAGCGCAGAGCAACCGCCAGAGgagttcaaatgacagccagggcCAAGCCAACTGACCCATTGAAGCGTGGCTTTCTAAACACCTCATCATGACAAAATTATCACCAATCCATGGACCAACCGCACCAAGTTTTGCTTAAACTTCTGATCTAATCCATCGATGTCTGCAGTTAAATGGTAAAAATCGATAGTTGTACTTTATTAGTATCGAGATTACAATCGATTCAGAGGAAACGTGTCGCAACACTAAAAGCTAGCAGCTTACTTTGACaaattgaaagaaaacaaaagttaaaaaaataagtttgttgCGCACTTGCAGAAGTGTTTTTAGTTATATTGTGATTAAGGGCTTTCAGTGAAAATGCAGTCTGACTCCCGTATACAAGGATTCGATGTAGAAAACATCATCGGTAATAGCGATGTAATGAATATTGATATGATGTCAGAAATTGAAAAAGAACTCCAGGATAATCCCTACGACATGATATCTCTAGTGTTTCTTCTGTACGATACTCCTGACACGGCCCTGCAACGTCTGATAGTGTTCCAGCGTGTTTCCAACGATGCCGCATCCTCGATAAACCTGAATATGCTTCACGAGTGGTTGCGCCATGCCAAACACGATCCCAACTGGAA
This window of the Helicoverpa armigera isolate CAAS_96S chromosome 9, ASM3070526v1, whole genome shotgun sequence genome carries:
- the LOC110369762 gene encoding mitochondrial translation release factor in rescue — encoded protein: MLLNPINRIQPTLISRVFIALKHTIDYSKVPKINENELSEQFVRGGGPGGQAVNKNANCVVLTHIPTGTVIKCHTSRCQDENRKKARELLIAKLDEELNGENSVAAQKKRLESNKYRKTESKKKKMAQLKSEWKKREGLA
- the LOC110369763 gene encoding uncharacterized protein LOC110369763, with protein sequence MQVTRSEILKLYKHLMLYSKSLTLTDPAYFRRRVATEFRNNKTLTKAEDITFAYQKGEALLRRGAVV